The following proteins are encoded in a genomic region of Arthrobacter jiangjiafuii:
- a CDS encoding YhgE/Pip domain-containing protein: MSTSTPTRSRHAARPAGRPPASPYRSPMFWLLPMLVVVLLAAIGTGLYMGGLANPTGHLKDFPIAVVNEDAGTGAAADGTGGQNLGQEILNGFADRAAEGEELDLRVLSWADAQEQLGNGEVYAAVVIPATFSSDAAGLVSGALTEEPAARPAVTVYTDPKAGALAARLATGIIEPGLKEASTSMGEQLSSAAKDAQAQARAAVEQQLRLSQDDQARRTLEAAAQAGPTTEAFARQLIQQQAGTPALLAQTLAPVVSASSTLLLQEPIQISSVTYHPVEEGTALGMGSFYYAILLLVLGLTGSIGVNVLVDGKLGIMPLELGPQFLQARRTTPSRWMTMLVKWGIFVAAAAPAASMVMWVASAADVPLPSGGTLFLVSWLAMSAVSAAVFALLTIFGNAGLLVAMVYLVLMGLPSSGAVVPVEALPGFFRAIAPWEPLHHIATAVRGILYFGAGTDTGLGADVLALTIILAVSLLVGILAGIAYDRFFGRRGVKPTDTAAA; encoded by the coding sequence ATGTCCACGTCCACCCCGACACGTTCCCGCCACGCTGCCCGCCCGGCGGGCCGGCCGCCGGCCTCCCCCTACCGGTCGCCCATGTTCTGGCTGCTGCCCATGCTGGTGGTTGTCCTCCTGGCGGCCATCGGCACGGGACTCTACATGGGCGGGCTCGCCAATCCGACCGGGCATTTGAAGGACTTCCCGATTGCGGTGGTGAACGAGGACGCCGGCACGGGCGCTGCCGCCGACGGCACAGGTGGGCAGAATCTGGGCCAGGAAATTCTGAACGGCTTTGCTGACCGGGCTGCGGAAGGAGAGGAACTGGACCTGCGGGTCCTCTCCTGGGCCGATGCACAGGAGCAGCTCGGGAACGGGGAGGTCTACGCTGCCGTGGTTATCCCCGCCACCTTCTCCTCAGACGCCGCAGGACTGGTCAGCGGAGCCTTGACCGAGGAGCCTGCTGCCCGTCCAGCCGTCACCGTCTACACCGACCCCAAGGCCGGCGCCCTGGCGGCCCGGCTGGCGACGGGCATCATCGAACCGGGGCTGAAAGAGGCCAGCACCTCGATGGGGGAACAGCTCAGCAGCGCCGCGAAGGATGCGCAGGCCCAGGCCCGTGCCGCCGTGGAACAGCAGCTGAGACTTTCCCAGGATGACCAGGCCCGCCGGACGCTGGAGGCAGCGGCCCAGGCAGGACCGACAACGGAAGCCTTTGCGCGGCAGCTGATCCAGCAGCAGGCAGGAACCCCCGCGCTGCTGGCTCAAACGCTGGCACCCGTGGTCAGTGCTTCCTCCACCCTGCTGCTGCAGGAGCCCATCCAGATCAGCTCCGTCACCTACCACCCGGTGGAGGAAGGCACGGCCCTGGGCATGGGCTCCTTCTACTACGCCATCCTGCTCCTGGTCCTGGGGCTGACCGGTTCCATTGGCGTGAATGTCCTGGTCGACGGGAAGCTGGGAATCATGCCCCTGGAACTGGGGCCGCAGTTCCTCCAGGCCCGGCGCACCACACCCTCCCGCTGGATGACCATGCTGGTCAAGTGGGGAATCTTCGTCGCTGCCGCCGCGCCGGCAGCCAGCATGGTGATGTGGGTGGCCTCCGCGGCGGATGTTCCGCTGCCCAGCGGAGGAACACTGTTCCTGGTCAGTTGGCTGGCAATGTCCGCTGTGTCAGCGGCGGTTTTCGCCCTGTTGACCATCTTCGGCAACGCCGGCCTGCTGGTCGCGATGGTCTATCTGGTCCTGATGGGCCTGCCCTCATCCGGCGCTGTGGTGCCGGTGGAGGCACTGCCCGGTTTCTTCCGGGCCATCGCCCCCTGGGAGCCCCTGCACCACATCGCCACGGCAGTCCGGGGCATCCTGTACTTCGGAGCGGGAACGGACACCGGGCTGGGCGCCGATGTGCTCGCCCTGACCATCATCCTGGCGGTCTCGCTGCTTGTCGGCATCCTGGCGGGAATCGCCTATGACCGGTTCTTTGGCCGGCGCGGGGTCAAGCCAACCGACACGGCAGCGGCCTGA
- the dnaE gene encoding DNA polymerase III subunit alpha has product MASATSSSKSFVHLHNHTEYSMLDGAARLTDLFSHAEELGMNAVATTDHGFVFGAFDFWNKARNAGIKPIIGVEAYLTPGTARADKTRVKWGDGGRNDVSGAGAYTHMTMWSETTEGMHNLFRMSSLASLEGFLYKPRMDRDLLQTYGKGLIATTGCPSGEVQTKLRLGQYREAVQAASDFRDIFGADNFFCEIMDHGLDIERNVQADLFKLAKELKLPLVATNDLHYTHAEDASAHAALLCVQSGSSLADPKRFKFDADEFYLKSPAEMRAIFRDYPEACDNTLLIAERCDVEFNTNANYMPRFPTPEGENEESWFVKEVEAGLHRRYPNGITDAVRKRADYEVGIIAQMGFPGYFLVVADFINWAKANGIRVGPGRGSGAGSMAAYAMGITDLDPLQHGLIFERFLNPDRVSMPDFDVDFDDRRRSEVIHYVTEKYGDERVAMIVTYGTIKAKQALKDSSRVMGYPFSVGERLTKAMPPDVMGKGLSLADVHNKEAKRYGEAEELRELLRTDPDSQRVFDTALGLEGLKRQWGVHAAGVIMSSDPLINIIPIMRRDQDGQVITQFDYPTCEGLGLIKMDFLGLRNLTIVSDAVENIKNNRGEDLVLEDLPLDLKPAYELLASGDTLGVFQLDGGPMRSLLKSMRPDNFEDISAVIALYRPGPMGANSHTNYALRKTGQQEITPIHPELEEPLAEILGTTYGLIVYQEQVMAIAQKVAGFTLGQADILRRAMGKKKKSELDKQYAGFHQGMVDRGYSEAAIKALWDILLPFSDYAFNKAHSAAYGVVSYWTAYLKAQYPAEYMAALLTSVGDDKDKLAMYLNECRKMGITVLPPDVNESSVNFTPVGTDIRFGMGAIRNVGANVVQSMVAAREEKGAFTNFKDFLMKVPAVVCNKRTIESLIKAGAFDSMGHARRPLAMIHEEAIDSVVVLKRNEAVGQFDLFAAIADQEPEDSISIEIPDLPEWEKKDKLSFERDMLGLYVSDHPLQGLEGILSQHADSSITNIVGEEGPADGAIVTIAGMITSLQRRIAKNSGNAYARCEIEDLAGSMEVMFFGQVYGPIAAVLAEDLIVVVRGRLQRRDDGAVTLNAQELTVPDLSEGHSGPVVISMATYKATETVVTQLGDVLRTHPGTSEVQIRLNGSRTVEVMKLGVDMRVNPTPSLFGDLKVLLGPACLDV; this is encoded by the coding sequence GTGGCTTCAGCAACTAGTTCTTCGAAATCGTTTGTCCATCTTCACAACCACACCGAGTATTCGATGCTGGACGGGGCGGCCCGTCTGACGGACCTCTTCAGCCATGCCGAAGAGCTGGGAATGAACGCGGTGGCCACAACGGACCACGGGTTCGTGTTCGGTGCCTTCGACTTCTGGAACAAGGCCCGCAACGCCGGCATCAAGCCGATCATCGGTGTGGAGGCGTATCTGACCCCCGGCACCGCCCGCGCGGACAAGACCCGTGTGAAGTGGGGCGACGGCGGCCGCAACGACGTCTCCGGCGCCGGTGCCTACACGCATATGACCATGTGGTCGGAGACCACCGAGGGCATGCACAACCTGTTCCGGATGTCCTCCCTGGCTTCCCTGGAGGGCTTCCTTTACAAGCCACGCATGGACCGTGACCTGCTCCAGACCTACGGCAAGGGCCTCATCGCCACCACCGGCTGCCCGTCCGGCGAGGTACAGACGAAACTGCGCCTGGGCCAGTACCGTGAGGCCGTCCAGGCCGCCTCCGACTTCCGCGACATCTTCGGTGCGGACAACTTCTTCTGCGAAATCATGGACCACGGCCTGGACATTGAGCGCAACGTCCAGGCGGACCTGTTCAAGCTCGCCAAGGAGCTGAAGCTGCCGCTGGTCGCCACCAACGACCTGCACTACACCCACGCCGAAGACGCCTCCGCGCATGCCGCGCTGCTGTGCGTGCAGTCCGGCTCCTCGCTGGCGGACCCGAAACGCTTCAAGTTCGACGCCGACGAGTTCTACCTGAAATCCCCGGCCGAGATGCGGGCGATCTTCCGCGACTACCCCGAGGCCTGCGACAACACGCTGCTCATCGCCGAGCGCTGCGACGTCGAATTCAATACCAACGCCAACTACATGCCGCGCTTCCCCACTCCGGAGGGGGAGAACGAGGAGTCCTGGTTCGTCAAGGAAGTGGAGGCCGGCCTGCACCGCCGCTACCCGAACGGCATTACCGACGCCGTCCGCAAGCGTGCCGACTACGAAGTGGGCATCATTGCCCAGATGGGTTTCCCGGGGTACTTCCTCGTGGTGGCCGACTTCATCAACTGGGCCAAGGCAAACGGGATCCGCGTCGGTCCCGGCCGCGGCTCCGGCGCAGGCTCCATGGCGGCCTACGCCATGGGCATCACCGATCTGGATCCGCTGCAGCACGGCCTGATCTTTGAGCGGTTCCTGAACCCGGACCGTGTGTCCATGCCTGACTTCGACGTCGACTTCGATGATCGGCGCCGTTCCGAGGTGATCCACTACGTCACCGAGAAGTACGGCGACGAGCGTGTGGCCATGATCGTCACCTACGGCACCATCAAGGCCAAGCAGGCGCTGAAGGACTCCTCACGCGTCATGGGCTACCCCTTCTCGGTGGGGGAGCGGCTGACCAAGGCCATGCCGCCGGACGTGATGGGCAAGGGCCTGTCCCTGGCCGATGTCCACAACAAGGAAGCCAAGCGTTACGGCGAGGCGGAGGAACTGCGCGAACTGCTGCGCACCGACCCCGATTCGCAGCGCGTCTTCGATACCGCCCTGGGCCTGGAGGGCCTGAAGCGGCAGTGGGGTGTGCACGCCGCAGGCGTGATCATGTCCTCGGACCCGTTGATCAACATCATCCCGATCATGCGCCGCGACCAGGACGGGCAGGTCATCACGCAGTTCGACTACCCCACCTGCGAAGGCCTGGGGCTGATCAAGATGGACTTCCTCGGCCTGCGAAACCTGACCATCGTCTCGGACGCGGTGGAGAACATCAAGAACAACCGCGGCGAGGACCTCGTCCTGGAAGACCTGCCGCTGGACCTGAAACCCGCCTACGAACTGCTGGCCAGCGGCGACACCCTGGGCGTGTTCCAGCTCGACGGCGGCCCCATGCGGTCGCTGCTCAAGAGCATGCGCCCGGACAACTTTGAAGACATTTCCGCCGTCATCGCCCTGTACCGGCCGGGCCCCATGGGTGCGAACTCGCATACCAACTACGCCCTGCGTAAAACCGGGCAGCAGGAAATCACGCCGATCCACCCGGAGCTCGAGGAGCCGCTGGCGGAAATCCTGGGCACCACCTACGGCCTGATCGTGTATCAGGAGCAGGTTATGGCCATCGCGCAGAAGGTCGCCGGCTTCACCCTCGGCCAGGCCGACATCCTGCGCCGCGCCATGGGTAAGAAGAAGAAGTCGGAGCTGGACAAGCAGTACGCCGGCTTCCACCAGGGCATGGTGGACCGCGGCTATTCCGAGGCCGCCATCAAGGCCCTCTGGGACATCCTGCTGCCCTTCTCCGACTACGCCTTCAACAAGGCCCACTCGGCAGCGTACGGCGTGGTTTCCTACTGGACCGCCTACCTGAAGGCCCAGTATCCGGCCGAATACATGGCGGCCCTGCTCACCTCGGTGGGTGATGACAAGGACAAGCTGGCCATGTACCTGAACGAGTGCCGCAAGATGGGCATCACGGTGCTGCCGCCGGATGTGAACGAGTCCAGCGTGAACTTCACCCCGGTAGGCACCGACATCCGCTTCGGCATGGGCGCCATCCGCAACGTCGGCGCCAACGTGGTGCAGTCCATGGTGGCCGCCCGCGAGGAAAAGGGTGCGTTCACCAACTTCAAGGACTTCCTGATGAAGGTCCCGGCGGTGGTGTGCAACAAGCGCACCATCGAATCGCTGATCAAGGCCGGCGCGTTCGACTCCATGGGCCACGCCCGGCGGCCGCTGGCCATGATCCACGAAGAGGCGATTGACTCCGTCGTCGTGCTCAAGCGCAACGAGGCGGTGGGCCAGTTCGACCTCTTCGCTGCGATAGCCGACCAGGAGCCGGAGGACTCGATCAGCATCGAGATCCCCGACCTGCCCGAATGGGAGAAGAAGGACAAGCTCTCCTTCGAGCGCGACATGCTCGGACTGTACGTCTCGGACCATCCGCTGCAGGGGCTCGAGGGCATCCTCAGCCAGCACGCCGATTCCTCCATCACCAACATTGTGGGTGAGGAAGGCCCGGCCGACGGCGCCATTGTCACCATTGCGGGGATGATCACCTCGCTCCAGCGCCGGATTGCCAAGAACAGCGGCAACGCCTACGCCCGCTGCGAAATCGAGGACCTGGCCGGCTCCATGGAGGTCATGTTCTTCGGTCAGGTCTACGGGCCGATTGCCGCGGTGCTGGCCGAGGACCTGATCGTGGTGGTCCGCGGCAGGCTGCAGCGCCGCGACGACGGCGCCGTGACCCTGAACGCCCAGGAACTGACCGTTCCGGACCTCAGCGAGGGCCATTCCGGTCCGGTGGTGATTTCCATGGCCACCTACAAGGCCACCGAAACCGTGGTGACCCAGCTCGGCGACGTGCTCCGGACCCACCCCGGAACCTCGGAGGTGCAGATCCGGCTGAACGGCTCCCGGACGGTCGAAGTCATGAAACTGGGCGTGGACATGCGGGTCAATCCAACGCCGTCGCTGTTCGGTGACCTCAAGGTGCTGCTGGGACCGGCCTGCCTGGACGTATAG